The DNA segment ATATTTGGCAGGAAGGGCGTGGGCCGCGTCTTCGACGATAAAAAGGCCGTGGGAACGGGCAACCCCGGCGATTGCATCCATTTCACAAGGGTGGCCAGCGTAGTGAACCGGCATGATGCACTTCGTTTTCGGCGTAACGGCCCTTTCTAGCAGGTCAGGAGAAATATTTAAAGTATCAGGCTCCACATCCACGAGAACCGGCCTCGCCCCCACATGCTCGACGACGTTGACCGTCGCACAAAAGGTCATGGGCGTTGTGATCACCTCATCCCCCGGGCCAATGCCGAGCACAGCCAGGGCCAGGTGCAGCCCCGCCGTACAGGAATTTACGGCCAGCGCCTCCGTAACTCCCAGGAACTCCGCAAACCTGGATTCGAACAACCTGGTTTTGGGGCCGGTGGTAATCCATTCAGAAGATAAAGTATCTACAACTTCACCAATTTCATCCGCTCCAATTAGGGGAGGCGAAAACGGAAGAAAACTTAAGCGCATTTTTTAACCCCTCGCAAATGAAATAACCTATAACTTTTCCAAATCAAATTAAATTCAACCCTGAATATCCAACCCCCTGTTTTCACTTGGTGGAAACAGAGAGAAAATAGTCTGAATAATTACCCAGATATCGCTCCAAACCGTTGCTTTTGCAGCGTAATTTAAATTAATTCTGATTTTTTCGGGCATAATCTCTTCAATATATTTTTGTTCAGGGTAGCCTGAGCGAGCTAAAACCTCGCTTTCGTTGCGGTATGTAATTGAAGCTGGATCGGTAATTCCGGGAACCAGATCAAGAACTCTGCGCTGCTCCGGAGTGTAAAGTGATACATACAGGGGTACTTCGGGCCGGGGTCCTACCAGGCTCATTTCACCGAGAAGCACGTTTATTAGTTGGGGTAGTTCATCCAGCTTCGTCTTGCGTAACCAGTAACCAACACGTGTAATACGGGGATCGCGCCCTACAGTTAGCTGCCCCCCACACTTTTCGGCATCAATCACCATGGTACGAAACTTCCAAATTCGGAAACTCTTGCCCCTATACCCCACCCTTTCCTGGCGAAAAAAAACAGGGCCTTTATCCTCAAGCTTGATTAAAACAGCAATAACAACGAACAAAGGGGAAAGCATCAAAAGCCCCAGGGTGGCCCAAAACAGATCAAAGGCACGCTTGCTTAGACTCATCTCCAGTGCTCCTCTATTGTAATCCCATGAAGCCTAAATTAACTCTTTTCCTCATCACTAAGAACATCTATTTTAGAGCGCTGTAGTTCTTCTTCAAATACTGATAAAATCTCCCCAAACTTTAGTAAAGAATGACCGCGAGTCTTGAGTTTCAAGTATGAGCGTAAAGTCGGCAAGGAATAATAAGAACGTTCCGAAGATTCTTGCTTATATCCTGGGTGACGTTGAAGTGCTAATTTAACTGCTTCTGGTAAGATTTTCCGACCTTCCAACGCTAATGTTCTAAATAATTGAAAAGTGCTGATCCCTGGGGGAACTTCGATTTTACTTTGCACTAAAATGTTGCCTTCGTCTAATTTAGGAGACATATAATGAACCGTCGTACCGCTTAGTTTTTCTCCGTTACACAATACCCAATAATAAGGCGCGAGCCCTGCATACTTAGGCAGAAGTGAAGAATGGATATTAATGCTATTTACTGTCGGGATTTCTAAAATCTCAACACTTACTTGTTGTGGACAGCTAACTGAAATTAACAAGTCCGGTGCTACTTTTTTAAGTATCTTTTTTACATTATCACTATTCACATCTAGTGCAAATTTCAAAGGAATAGATGTCCCTTCCAATAAGTCAACAACTCCAAACTTCGCCCACCTAAAAAAAATCTTCGCCACCTTAAATATTACGTAGAGAAAAACTTTATATATTAGATATGGAAAAGCAGTAGAAAAACTAAGTGCCAAAAGAGCCCGCAATCCCGACCTTGCTTTATAATCACCGGTAATCACAATAACGCAACAAATCTCAATTTCTGGGTTATTAAATACGTCCTCTAAGATTAACCTTGAAAAATAATTCCCATTTGTAATAATAGCAATTCGGCTAGTCATAACTGAATGCCCCATTCGATTTTTTTGCTTCGTAAACCTTCTTATACGTATTTATATAATCCATCAACATGCGCTCTTCGGTATATCGCTCCAGATAGACCTCTCGCGCTCTAGACCCCAAACGTTGCATAAGCTCGGGATCCCTTAAAAGGGATGTAATTGCCTCGGCCAAAGCACCAGGATCTTTTGAGGGAACTAAAAGAGCGGTAACACCGTGCTGCACCACCTCAAGATTGCTCCCAATAGTTGTTGTAATAATAGGCTTTCCGGCAGCCATCGCCTCAAGCAGAGCAATAGAAAGGCCTTCCCGGAGACTTGGCAGCACTACCAAGTCGCAGGCAGCCAACAAATCGCCCATATCATCGCGAAAACCTAAAAAAATAATGCGGTTTTCGACTCCAAGCCGCTTTATGAGTTCCTCAAGGTACAAACGTAAAGGACCATCACCAGCCAGGAAAACCTTAAAAGGACATTCAATTCGCGAAAATAAAAGAGGTACAGCCTGGACAAGGTACTCCAGCCCTTTTTGTGGAGCCAATCTTCCCGTCGCCAAGATTGCAATCTCCTCAGGGCCTAGCCCCAATTCGGCACGGACTTCCTCTCTCTCTTTTTTGGGAAGCACCCTCTCCTCCGGGATACCATTTGGAATTGCCACGACCTTATCCTCATTTCCAATCCTCAGCCGTAAGGCCCACTTGCGGTGAAACTCACTTACGGTCACAATTCGGTCACACCAGCGGGCAGCCAGACGCTCCAAAAAAGCAACAAAGTGCAACACCAATGGATGGGTCTCCTCATGAAAAGCAAATCCGTGTACCGTATGTATCACCACTGGTACCCGCGCCAACCAAGCTGCAAGGCGACCGACAAACCCCCCTTTAGAGGTATGAGTATGCACCACAGAGTATTCGCTTTCCCTGAAAAATCTGTACAGGCGGAAAACTCCTCTTAGATCTCGTAGGGGCCGTATTTCTCGCCATACTGCGTCTAATTTAACAACCCCAATCCCGGCATCCTGGAGAACTTTTTTAAAGGTAGGATCAGTGGTAAGGACATCAACCTGCCATCCCATATCCCGCGCCTTTTCCGCAAGTCGTAAAACAATTACAGAGCCCCCACCAAACTTTGAGTCCCCTACCACATGTAATACTTTTATCACAGATTTAACCTCACCATCTATATTAATCCTCTTGTTCAAATGTAGATTTAAAACTTAGGGCACTATTTTCCTCGTATGGTACAGCCCTTCTTCGCCAGAAGCTCCCTGTAAAGCGCCTCCCACTGGTCCACGACTTTCTCCAGAGAATAATGAGCGACCACATGCTCCCGGCCGCGCTCCCCCATCTTCCGACGCTCCGCAGCAGGAAGCTCCATCATCCGCAGCATGGCCCGCGCCAGAATCTGAGGATTTCCGGGTGGGACGAGGAGGCCGCTTCCCCCGTCTCGCACTACTTCCCGGTTCCCGCCGACATCGGTCGCCACCACGGGCAGCCCCACCGCCCCCGCCTCAAGGAGCACCATCGGCATCCCTTCCCAAAGCGAGGACATCACGTAGGCATCGGCCGCATTCATGAGCTCAGGTATGTCCCTACGCACACCCAAAAAGCGGACTCTCTCCCCAATGCCGAGTTCCTTGGCGAGATGTTCCATCTCCTTTCGCTGTGGCCCCTGCCCGGCGACAAGCAAAATAGCGTTCTTATGCTTTTCTGCTACCGAGGCAAAGGCCCGGAGCATGGTGGGATAGTCTTTTTGGAACTCGAAACGCCCCACCGCGAGCCAGGCAAAAGCGTTATTAAGCCCTAGCTCTCTCCAGAGCCTCGCCCGGGCTTCAGGAGCAGGGGAAAAGCGCTCTGTATCCACGCCGTTAGGAATAAAGCAAATCTTCCCTTCCGGAACGGCCCCAACCCGCACGTAACGCTCAAGGCCGGCCCGGCTTACTTGAGTTGTAAGGTCGCAGAGGAAGTCGGTGAGGCGGTATGCAAGCTCCCGGCAGCGGCCCCCTTCGTTAATGTTGTGGGCTGTGCAAACTAAGACGGGAATAGGGGCCAGTACCCGGGCAAGGCGCGCGAGCAAGTTGGCGTGGACCATGTGGCTGTGGACCACCTGCGGCCATTCGTGCCGGAGGATGCGTCCTAGACGAAATAAGGCTCGAGGGTCCGGCACCCCACGGCGCATACCGAGCGACTCGACAGGTATCCCCGCCGCTTTCAGTTCCTCTATGTAAGCCGCTGGCGGGAGCATAGAGACTATTTTTACTTCCCAGCCCCGGGTCTTGAGGCGGGTGGCCAAACGCACCAGCTGGGTTTCCGCGCCGCCATAGGCAAGGCCAGTAGAGGCAAAAAGAAGCTTCACAATGAAAGCACTCCTTACACTAGAAGCCAAAAAGATTGACTTTTGATCTCCCCAGGGTCAATGTTGAAGTGGTGAATCCCCCAACGACCGGATTGCTGCCAGCCCCCCGATGAGTTCCGCGGGGCGCATCAAAGGTCTGGATAATATTAATAAGTATTGCTTTCTTTTAACCAGCGCGCTAGACGCCAAACAACACGCGGGTCGGGCACCCCCCGGCGTATCCTCAGCCCCCGCACCAGTACCCCCAGCGCCCGAATCTTCTCGAGAGATTATTAACCCTATCCTCATGACACCAACTGTTTTATTTTCCGTGCAAGACGCGGTGCCATCACATCAATGCTATAGTGTTCTTCCACAATACGTCGCCCGACCATTCCCATCTTTTCTCGTTCCCTATCGTCCAACGACAACATCGTAAGCAGTGCATCTTCCCATTCGTCCCGCGATTTTGCCGCAAAGCCAACATTCCCCAGTGATAACACTTGAGCATTCATTCCGACTGGTGAGACCACAACCGGTATGCCACAAGCCATGTATTGGAGCATCTTATAACTACATTTACCTCTTTCCCATTCAGTGTCGGCAAGTGGCATGATGCCAACGGTCATAGTTTGCACACTTGGAACTTCTGTTTCTGGGGACCATTGGACAAATTCGAATCTTTCCTTGGGCACTCCTCGGAACTTGGGTTCCTTATCGGCGATCACACGAAAAACTACATTTGGTAATGTTTTTATAACCTTCTCTAGAGCCCCTTCGATTTGATATAAATATTTGAAATTCCCGCTGGTCCCTGTCCATCCAATCACGAGCTTATCCTGTGAGTTGCGATTCTGGGCTCTTGGTGTATAACGTCGTGTATCTATGGCCGTTGGAATAACGGTAATATTTTTATTCCATTGAGAAAAATGTTCTGCAAGGAAGTCATTACCACAAATAATCAAATCCGATAATTGAGCTAACCGTTTTGCAAATCTTCCACCCCGGTGCAAAAAAATTGCATCATCCACATCTAGCACACGTGGACGTTTGGCCAGGGGCTCAAGAGTCAGAAAGGTAGAAATCAGCTCTCGTTGAAGAAATACGACATCGTAACGATGTGTCGCCAGCACAGCGGGAACGCGCGCGGCGAGAGCTGCGACACCCCAAAATGGGCGAAGCCATTTCAATTCGGGCGGATACTTGGATATAGAAGGAATAAATTCGTGCATCTCCACTCCGTACCGTGATAATGCTGGGATCAGCTGTCGCACTCGAAAGCGAGCAGAAGGCACATGTTCTCCTCCTGTTAGTGCAGCAACCTTTATCGCCTGCCGCACATTCATGATACAGCCTCCCTGAAAGCACTTTGGCGGTCTGAGACATGTGCCGCATACCGCTTTAAAGCACCGGATACCTTCCTTGACAGTTGCCCAACGATCAGGGTATATAGTAGCAAGAAAATTGGAGTGTTTTGATAATAATACGCAAAGAACGAAATAAAAAGTCCATAGGAAAAAAGAGCACTAGATAAATATAGAATCCAATTGCCGCGTTTGCGAGCCGCTATGTACAGTCTGGTAGAGATAAAACCCAAGAGAAAGCAAATCAAGATAGACCCTAACCAACCAAAATCCCAGTAGACCTCACCTATGAGAGAGTAAGTATTGAAACCACTTGCTCCAATGTTTACGAAAGGAAGGTACTGCGGAATCCTTTCCATGATTCCCAAACCACCGGGACCCAGAATCTTCCAAATAGGTAGTAATGTACCCTGCCCCTAGTGTGCTTGCAGCGGCGGATTTTCCATGACCAAGGTCATGGCAGACCAAGGACCAACTATGTAGAGATATGGCTTCTCTAAAAAAGAAAATACAGGTGGAAACTTAGACCCAGGAAACTGACGGGGAGCAAACACATCAATGA comes from the Bacillota bacterium genome and includes:
- a CDS encoding sugar transferase gives rise to the protein MSLSKRAFDLFWATLGLLMLSPLFVVIAVLIKLEDKGPVFFRQERVGYRGKSFRIWKFRTMVIDAEKCGGQLTVGRDPRITRVGYWLRKTKLDELPQLINVLLGEMSLVGPRPEVPLYVSLYTPEQRRVLDLVPGITDPASITYRNESEVLARSGYPEQKYIEEIMPEKIRINLNYAAKATVWSDIWVIIQTIFSLFPPSENRGLDIQG
- a CDS encoding formyltransferase family protein, encoding MTSRIAIITNGNYFSRLILEDVFNNPEIEICCVIVITGDYKARSGLRALLALSFSTAFPYLIYKVFLYVIFKVAKIFFRWAKFGVVDLLEGTSIPLKFALDVNSDNVKKILKKVAPDLLISVSCPQQVSVEILEIPTVNSINIHSSLLPKYAGLAPYYWVLCNGEKLSGTTVHYMSPKLDEGNILVQSKIEVPPGISTFQLFRTLALEGRKILPEAVKLALQRHPGYKQESSERSYYSLPTLRSYLKLKTRGHSLLKFGEILSVFEEELQRSKIDVLSDEEKS
- a CDS encoding glycosyltransferase family 4 protein, with translation MIKVLHVVGDSKFGGGSVIVLRLAEKARDMGWQVDVLTTDPTFKKVLQDAGIGVVKLDAVWREIRPLRDLRGVFRLYRFFRESEYSVVHTHTSKGGFVGRLAAWLARVPVVIHTVHGFAFHEETHPLVLHFVAFLERLAARWCDRIVTVSEFHRKWALRLRIGNEDKVVAIPNGIPEERVLPKKEREEVRAELGLGPEEIAILATGRLAPQKGLEYLVQAVPLLFSRIECPFKVFLAGDGPLRLYLEELIKRLGVENRIIFLGFRDDMGDLLAACDLVVLPSLREGLSIALLEAMAAGKPIITTTIGSNLEVVQHGVTALLVPSKDPGALAEAITSLLRDPELMQRLGSRAREVYLERYTEERMLMDYINTYKKVYEAKKSNGAFSYD
- a CDS encoding glycosyltransferase, with product MKLLFASTGLAYGGAETQLVRLATRLKTRGWEVKIVSMLPPAAYIEELKAAGIPVESLGMRRGVPDPRALFRLGRILRHEWPQVVHSHMVHANLLARLARVLAPIPVLVCTAHNINEGGRCRELAYRLTDFLCDLTTQVSRAGLERYVRVGAVPEGKICFIPNGVDTERFSPAPEARARLWRELGLNNAFAWLAVGRFEFQKDYPTMLRAFASVAEKHKNAILLVAGQGPQRKEMEHLAKELGIGERVRFLGVRRDIPELMNAADAYVMSSLWEGMPMVLLEAGAVGLPVVATDVGGNREVVRDGGSGLLVPPGNPQILARAMLRMMELPAAERRKMGERGREHVVAHYSLEKVVDQWEALYRELLAKKGCTIRGK
- a CDS encoding glycosyltransferase family 4 protein, producing MNVRQAIKVAALTGGEHVPSARFRVRQLIPALSRYGVEMHEFIPSISKYPPELKWLRPFWGVAALAARVPAVLATHRYDVVFLQRELISTFLTLEPLAKRPRVLDVDDAIFLHRGGRFAKRLAQLSDLIICGNDFLAEHFSQWNKNITVIPTAIDTRRYTPRAQNRNSQDKLVIGWTGTSGNFKYLYQIEGALEKVIKTLPNVVFRVIADKEPKFRGVPKERFEFVQWSPETEVPSVQTMTVGIMPLADTEWERGKCSYKMLQYMACGIPVVVSPVGMNAQVLSLGNVGFAAKSRDEWEDALLTMLSLDDREREKMGMVGRRIVEEHYSIDVMAPRLARKIKQLVS